The following nucleotide sequence is from Verrucomicrobiota bacterium.
GTGGTGAGCGCCTATTACGAGCCGCTCTACCGGTTCGCGCTCAGTCTCTCGCGCAGCGAGGCGGACGCCAGCGACCTGACGCAGCAGACTTTTTACATCTGGGCGTCGAAGGGCGGGCAGTTGCGCGACGCGGCGAAGGTGAAGACGTGGCTGTTCACGACGTTGCACCGGGAATTCCTCGGCACCGTGCGGCGGCAGGGGCGTTTCGCGCACCACGAACTGAGTTCCGTCGAGAGTGAATTGCCGGCAATCGAGCCCGACGCCGTGAGCCGCATGGAATCCGCCGAGATCATGGCGGCCTTGATGAGCGTCGAGGAACCGTATCTCGCGCCACTCGCGCTTTTTTACCTGGGCGGACATTCGTATCACGAGATCGCCAAAATATTGAACGTGCCGCCGGGCACGGCGATGTCGAGACTGGCGCGCGGCAAGGACCGGCTCCGCGCGAGACTTTCGCTGCAGATGCAGGAGACGGAAGGCAAGATTGTCCCGCTGCCCAGACAGCACGCGGGCTGACTCCATGAACAACGACGAGGCAAAGTTCATCCTTCGCGCCCGGCGCCCGGGCGGGCCGGACGCGCGGGACGCGGCATTCGCCGAGGCACTGGCGCATGCCCGGCGCGATCCAGAATTGGCGACGTGGTTCGCCGAGGAGTCGGCAATCGACGCCGCGCTCTTCGCCCAACTCTCCGCGGTGCCCGTTCCCAGCGACCTCAAGCACGCGATCCTCATTGGCCGCAAAGTCATCAAGCCCCAGCCATGGTGGCGCCAGTCCGTGTCGCTGCCCACGGCGGTCGCGGCGGTCGTGGCCACGCTGTTGTGCATCGCGTTTGTTGGCTTGCGCGAACCGCGCGAGGCCGCGCTCGATTTCTCGCGTTTCAACGCCGACCTCACGGACTACGTCGGGTCGCGCTACGGACTGCTCTTCAGCCCGAAGCTCGCGACGGCGAACATGGGCTACCTGGGCGCCGGCGGTTCGGAGCTTCACTATCGCAGCGCGCGCGTCGAGGACATCCGCCGCTGGCTCACGGAGAACAGCGGGCACGGCGCGTGCGAGTTCCCGGCGCGGTTGAAGGATCATCCCAGCATGGGCTGCGGCATGCTCGACTGGCGCGGCAAGCGCGTGTCGCTCGTGTGCTTCCAAGTCGGCACTGACCTGCCGAAGGACAAAGTCTATCTGGTTGTCATCGACAGCGCGGACCTGCCGGATCCGCCCAAGGGCGCGAGCCCGCAATTCACGACGCGCGGCGAATGGACGAGCGCGACGTGGCGGAACGGGGACTTCGTCTGCCTGCTCCTCGGCTACGGCAACGGCGAGACCCTCGCCCGGTATTTTTGACCGGGCGCGTCCCTGCAGGTGATGGTGCCCCGGCGCAGCAATCCGGCGTGTCCGGCTGAAGGTCGGAATTCCTCCTTGAAATGGCCGCGGGCTTCCGGCGAAATGCCGGGGCTTTTCGCAAGCTATGACGCTGGCCGACATCCTCAACGCGGATCAGATCGTTCCCGAACTGCGCGCGGCCAACCGGTGGGAGGCCATCGACGAGCTCATCGAGGTGCTCGTTCGCTGCGGCAGGATCAAGCCCGAACACCGCGAGGCGGTCACCGCCGTCGTCAAGAAACGCGAGACCTCCATGAGCACGGGCATCGGGTTCGGGGTGGGCATTCCGCACGCCTCGACGGATGTCATCGGCGAAGTCACCGGCGCCTTCGGCCGCTCGGCGCGCGGCATCAACTTCGACGCGCTCGACAACCAGCCTGTCCGCCACGTGATGCTCTTCCTCGTCCCGCACGGTCAGTTCCAGAAGCACCTCCACACGCTCGCCGACATCGCGAAGAAACTTCACAACAAGGATTTTCGCGCCTCGATCGAGTCCGCCACCGCCGCCGCGGAAATCTACAAGGTCATCAAGGACCATCCGCCGCAGAAGTAGCCGGAAGCCGGCTCCGCCGCTCACCGCTTCGCAGCGGAAGCCCCCGTGCCCGTTTGGGCCGGCACATACCAGTCTCCCCGCAGCCAGTCGGCCACGAGTCCGATGCTCTGCTCGTCGAGGATTTGCGAGGCGCCGAACGCGGGCATGCGGTCGTTGCGCGAGCCGTAGAAGTCCGCGTGCTTCGGATTGCTGATGAAACGGACGAGCCACTCGCGCGAGCCGTAGCCCGTCAGTGTCGGCGCGGTGGCATCCTCGTCGGGCTTCTGGAAGGCGTGGCATTCCGTGCAACCGATGTCGCCCTTCGCGAGCGCCGCGCCTTCCTTGATGGCCGCGGCGTCGCGCGCGTCTGAATCGCGCTGCGCGCGCAACCCGGCCTCGGCGCTCACGGCCATGATGACTTTCGCCAACTGCGCCTTCTGCCCTGGCGTGTAGGCCGTGACGTTTTTCTTCACCCATTTGGCCATCTTGCCCTCGATGAACTTGGTGCCGCCGAAGTAGTGCGGGCTGTCCACGCGCGCCGGATCGAGCAATCCCGCGAGCCATTCGCGCGAGGCGAAGTGCTTCAAGTCGGGCGCGGTTGGCGGTCCCTGACCGGCACGCCCCGTCCCATCGTGCCCGTCGAAGCGATGGCACGAGGCGCAGTTCTTCGCGAAAATCTTGGGCCCCTGCGTGAGCGGGTCGGAGCGCAGCAACGACGCGGCGCCGGCAATCGGAATGCCGTCCGGCGACTGCGCAAGCTCGGCGGCGCGATGGGCTTCGCGATCCGCCTCGACGACGGCCAGCCGGTAGCCCGGGTCGGCGGCGTCCTGTTTCATGGCGAGCCATGTGAGCCAGCCGGAGCCGAGGATCAACGCGCCCAGGAAGACGAGATTGAGGCGGTGGCCGCGCGTGGTTTCGCCGAGCTTCGGCAGCAGGAACATCGCGCCCATCACGACGCCGGGGATGATGATGGCGCCCCAGATTTCCATCGAGCCGGGGAAGTATTTGAGGAACTGAAACAGAAACAGGAAATACCACTCGGGCCGCGCGGCCGAGAACGGCTCGCCCGGGTCCGCGGGCGCGCCGAGCTCCGCGCCGAGCGGGCCATGCGTGCCGAAGACCTTGTGCCGCACGCACAGGAAAAGCACCGTGGCCGCAACCGCGAGGCACGCCACCGAATCCATCAACACCTGGTCCGGCCAGAATCGCGAGTCGGGTTTCTTGTGCGGCCGCCTCGTCGTGATGCCGTGCCGGCGGAAAAGCCAGATGTGCCCGGCGATGAGCGCGACCATCGCCGCGGGCAGCACGCCCGCGTGAAGCGCGAAGAACCGGGTGAGCGTGTGATGCCCGTAATCGGGCCCGCCGACGACGATCTTCTGCAAGTCCGCGCCGATGAGCGGCACGATGCCGAGCAGGTTGGTGGCGACTTTCGTGGCCCAGTAGCCCTTCTGGTCCCACGGCAGCAGGTAGCCGGTGAGCGAGAGCGCAAGCACGAGCTGCAGCAGGATGAGCCCCGTCCAGAAATTCACCTCGCGCGGTGCCTTGTAGGCGCCGTCGATCACCACCTGCATCAGGTGCAGCACCAGCAGGATGTTCATCGCCTGCGCCGTAAAGTGATGGATGCCGCGCAACAGCCAGCCTCCGGTCATCTGGTGCTGGATGTAGAAGACGCTTTCCCAGGCCGTCTGCGAACTCGGGCTGTAGGCCATCCAGAGGAAAAAGCCCGTGAGGATCTGCACCGCGAAGCAAAACGTGAGCGTGCTGCCCCACACGTAACGCCAGCGCGCGCCGCCGGGAATGGGCTCCGCGAGCGCCTCGTGGGTGATTTTCCGGTAACCCGTCCGCTGGTCGAGCCAGTCGAGCAGCTTCTTCATGCGACGGGAATCTTCTTGGCGTGGCCGGCGTGGAAGTTCTGGAAGTGGACCCAGACTTCCTTCTCGTTTCGCAGCTCGACCTTCAACTCATCCAGGCCGCGCGGCGAAGGGCTTTTCTCGTCCGCGATTTTTCCGTCGAGGCCAAAGGTGCTGTTGTGGCACGGGCAGAAGTAGCCGTTCCGCTCGGGCTGGAAGTCCACGAAGCACCCCGCGTGCGGGCACGCGACGTTGTGCGCCTGGAGCGCGCCCTCCTTCGTCCGCCGGACATACACCGCGCCCACGGGCGTCGCGGGCGTCTTGTTCCACGCATCCACGCGGCTGACGATGATGGGAAACTTTTTCGGCGAACCATCCGCGGGAAGGGCTTCGAGGGTCGTGACCCGGACGAATCTGCCGGCCGGCGCCTTGCGACGAAGCGGGTCGAGATACACGGCGAGTCCCGCCGCGGCCGGCGCGGCCATCGTCGCGCCGCCGAGCGCGGCCGAGAGCGCCTTCTTGAGGAACTCGCGGCGTTCTCCCGCAGGCGCCTGGCCGCTGTTGTCCTGGGGTGATTCCGGTTGCATGCGTGTGGATTGACTTGGCGACCTTCGGAAAATTCACGGCGACGGTAGGGAAGCCCCCATGGCAACGCAACATTGAACACCGTGATCCTGCGTCGCGCGCGGCCGGGAAACAGGCGCGCGCCGGCGACCCGGTCTCACCGCCAGTATCGTTTGAATTCCTTCAGCTTGCCCTCCGCGCCAAACGTCAGGCGCAACCACTCGTCCGTCGCCGGCGGCACCTCGACGCGCAAGTAGGGATGCGTCGGGTATCCGGTCACGTAGGCGGACGAGTGGCCCTTGCGGACGCGCCACTCGCTGACCCGCGCGCCGTCCGTCAAGGTCGCGCCTTTGTCCGGTGCGCCATATTCCTTGACCGCGTCGTCAAAGGTGTAAGTTCCCATCCGCGCCGCCCAGTCCACGGGCTGCACGGTCGCGCACGACGCGAGCATCGCGCCAACCAGCACGGCCAGACACGACCGGACGAAACACAAAGGGTCGCGAGTCACATCACGCCCTGGGATGCGCCTGTTCATAAGCTCGTTTCAGCCTTTCCGTCGTCAGGTGCGTGTAAACCTGCGTCGTGACGAGGTGCGCGTGACCGAGCAACTCCTGCACGCTCCGCAAATCCGCGCCCGCGTCGAGCAGGTGCGTGGCGAAACTGTGCCGCAACTTGTGCGGCGTCAGCGCCGGATCGAGCCCGGCGCGCGCGAGATACAGCTTGAGCCGCTTTTGAATCACCTGCTGCGTCACGGGCTGGACGTCGTTCGCCCGGGCGAGGAACACGGGAAGCGCGGCATCGCGCGGATGGTTCACCGCGAGCCAGTAGCGCTCGATGCTGTCGAGCGCCGGCTCGCCGACGGGAACGAGCCGTTCCTTGCGCCCCTTGCCGCGCACCCGCAGCGCGCGCCCGCGGGCATCCACGTCGCCGCAGCAGAGGGCGCACACTTCGCTCACCCGCAACCCGCTCGAGTAGGTCGTCTCGAGGATCGCCGCGTCGCGCAGCCACGGCGTCGCATCCACAGTCGGCTCGCTGCGGGTGCGCAGCGCGTCGAGTTCCGCAAGCGGGGCGGCAAGAAGCTGCGCAACTTGTTCGACCGTCATGAACTTGGGCAGCCGGCCCGGTTCCTTCGGGAGCGCGAGGTCCCGCACCGGCGTGTCCGCCACTTCGCCCCGACGCATGAGAAACCGGTAAAAGGTCCGCAGCGCGCTGAACCGAAGCCGCGTCGACGCACGGCTCAGTCCGGACCGGCCGAGCCACCGCAAGTAGGCGCGAAAGTCGTCGCGCGTGAGCGCGCGCCAGGGCGGCGCCGAATCGCGCTCCGACGAATGCCAGCGCGCGAACTCCGCCAGCGCGGCGCCGTAGTTCTTCCGGGTGCATCGCGACGCGTCGCGATCCGTCGCCAGGTGAACGAGGAAACCGTCCACGAGCGCGTCGGGCGCGTGACCCTGTGTCAGGCTCGGCTCGGCCATGTCGTGAGTCTAGCCGCCAGCCACTCAAAACCAAGCCTGCCGAAGCGAAGTTCCAACGCTTGGAACGGGCCTGGCCCGGCCGCGCCTGCACACGTTCATGCTTCCCCGGTGCCGCACCGGTTGCGTCGTGCGGGGCGCGCGGGTTGCGCGCGCACGGGGGGATCGAACTCCATGGTTGCAGCGGCGTCGCGAGTCGCCAATCTCCACGCGTGCCGCCCCAAGACACCGAGACCACGTTCCGCTACGAACGCTGGCGCGCGGTCACCGGCGGCATCCTCGAGACGGCGGGCGCGACGTTCCTCCTGCTCATCGCGGTGAAGCATTTCGAGGCGGGCGCGACCGCGAAGGCGCTCATCGCGTCGGGCGGGAGCTTCGGCCTGCTGCTCAGCCCGTTCGTGGTGTCGCGCGTGGAGGCGTGGGGATGCCCGACGGCAAAGGCCGCGTCGCGCGCGGCCGCGTTCGGCGCCGCGTGCCTGCTGGTGATGGCGGCGGTGCCGGTCGTGCCGGTGTTCGTGGTCGGCTCGGTGCTCGCGATGGCGAGCGCGTCGGCGGTCATCCCGCTCATGACGCAGGTGTATCAGGAGAATTATCCCGAGGGCGAACGCGGCCGGCTTTTCAGCAAGGCGCTCATCGTCCGCATCGGCACGGCGGCGCTTTTCAGCGAACTCGCGGGCCGCGCGCTCGCGGCGGACCTCGGGAAGAACTTCCGCGGCCTGCTGCTGGTGTTCGCCGCGGCGTTCGCGTTGGGCTCGTGGTGCCTCTCGCGCGTGCCGTCGCGGCCGCTCGTGTCCGGCGGCGGCTCGACGCATCCGCTCCGCGCGCTGCGATTCGCGCGCGAGGACCGGCTGTTCCGGCTTACGCTCATCTCGTGGATGTTCCTGGGCGTGGGCAACCTGATGATGTATCCGCTGCGCGTCGAGTATCTCGCGAATCCGCGGCACGGGCTCGCGCTGGATGTGGGCACGGTGGCGCTGATCGTGGGCGTGATCCCGAACGCGGCGCGGCTCGTGATGAGTCCGTTGTGGGGCTGGCTCTTCGACCGGATGAACTTCTTCGCGCTGCGCATGACGCTGAACTTCGGGTTCGCCGTGGGCGTGTTTGCATTCTTCATGAGCGACAGCTTCGCGGGGCTCGCCGTGGGCGCGGTGATCTACGGCGTGTCCAACGCCGGCGGCGACGTGGCGTGGAGCTTGTGGGTGACGAAGTTCGCGCCGCCCGAGCGCGTGGCGGACTACATGAGCGTGCACACGTTTTTCACCGGGCTGCGCGGCGTGGTCGCGCCGATGCTGGGCTTCTGGCTCGTGCAGACCGTCTCGATGCAAACGCTCGGCGCGATCTGCGCCGGACTGATCTTCTGCTCGCTCGCGGTGCTGTTCCCCGAGGTGAAGGCCGCGCCGAAGCCGAAGGAGAAGGCAGCCGCGCTCGTGGAGGAAGTCAGCGAGTGACACTGGCGTGGAACCAGAGCCGTGCGAAGATGATTCGCACGGCCGCAGCGGAGCGTGAATCTTCCGCCTGCCCTTCCACGTTCGTCACGCCTCACCCTCTCCCCCTCCGAGGAGGGGGAGGGACGGGGTGAGGGTGTCCGCCGGAGTTGCGGGCACGACAACATCTCGAGCTTCGCCGGCTCCTGGTTTCCTCGATCGGATCAAGACGATGAGGACTTTCTTGCTCGCGTGTTGAAGCGCCGTTTTGAATCCTCGCGCCATGCCCAAGTGGGCGAAGTTCTTCATCGGCCTGCTGCTGCTGCCCGTGTGCGCGGGCGCGGTGATGGCGCTCGTCAAAGTGGTGCACGCATTCGGCGGCTTCACGGCGACGTGGGTGCCGCTGCTCGCCGGCGCGACGGGCTGGGTGGTGGTGTTCCTCGCGCTCCCGAAGCCGATGTGGCTCTACGTGGTCGGGCACGAGTTCACGCACGTGCTGTGGTCGTGGCTGTTCGGCGGCAGCGTGAAGCGCTTCAAGGCCACGAGCGCGGGCGGGCAGGTCGTGCTCACCAAGAGCAACTTCCTCGTGGCGCTGGCGCCGTATTTCTTCCCGCTCTATGTCGTGCTCGTGGTGCTGGTGTTCGGACTCGGGCACATGATCTGGGATTGGTCGCGCTACACCGTGTGGCTGCACCTGCTGCTCGGCGCGGCTTACGGATTTCACGTCACGCTCACGTGGGAAGTGCTGCAGACGCGGCAGAGCGACATCACGAGCCAGGGCCGGCTCTTTTCCTTTGCGGTCATCCTGCTGGGCAACGTGCTTGTGCTGCTCGTCGGTCTGCCGCTGCTCGCGCCCGGCGTGGGCGTGATGCGCTCGCTGGGGTTGTGGCTCCAATGCACCGGCGACGTGCTGCGCTGGATCGGCGGGCGGTTTTGATGCGCGGACGGGCGCGGAAGCGTGTTGACCGGATGCCCCCGCGCGGTGTGCACTCGCGCGCGTGAAGGTCGAGTTGAAATTCGGGCTGCTGGGCGGCGCGGCCGTGAGCGCGTGGCTGCTCGTGGCCTCGCTCGTGGGCTTTCAACTCCAGCGGTTCGAGGTGGTGAAATACAGCGGCGGGCTCGGGCTCGCGTTGCTCGCCGTGTTTCTCTGGCTCGGCATCAAGGCCGCGCGTGCGCGCGCAGCCCATGGCGCCCTCTCGCTGGAACAAGGCTGGAAGTGCGGCACGCTCACCGCGCTCATCGCCGCGGTTGTCGCCGCGCTGTTCAAGTTCGCCTACAATCATGTCATCCATCCCGGGTGGATCGAGAAGGCCATCGCGTGGGAGCGTGAACGCATGCTGGCGGCCGGCGCGGCCGAGAAAACCATCGCGCGCATGGAGTCCGGCTTCCGCGCTGCGAATCTCGACTTGTATCTGTTCACGCTCGGCATCGCGGAGACGGTGATCTTCAGCACGTTCATCGCGCTCGCGCTCGCCGCGATCCTGCGCCGCGATCCCGCCGCGTCTCCGACGCCTTGACACGCGCGCGGTCGCGGCCATGCTTCCGTCACAGCCCGTGACCACTCGCCCGCATACCCTGGCGCTCGCGCTGCTCGCCGCGTCGGCAGCGGCGGTTCCTTGCGCCGCAACAGGAGCGGCGCCCGCGCGCGTGGATTACGCAAGAGACATCAAGCCCATCCTCCGCGAGCGGTGCACCGCGTGCCACGGCGCGCTGCAACAGAAGTCAGGGCTTCGGCTCGACACGGCG
It contains:
- a CDS encoding RNA polymerase sigma factor; translation: MHDLEFEQVVSAYYEPLYRFALSLSRSEADASDLTQQTFYIWASKGGQLRDAAKVKTWLFTTLHREFLGTVRRQGRFAHHELSSVESELPAIEPDAVSRMESAEIMAALMSVEEPYLAPLALFYLGGHSYHEIAKILNVPPGTAMSRLARGKDRLRARLSLQMQETEGKIVPLPRQHAG
- a CDS encoding PTS sugar transporter subunit IIA, with amino-acid sequence MTLADILNADQIVPELRAANRWEAIDELIEVLVRCGRIKPEHREAVTAVVKKRETSMSTGIGFGVGIPHASTDVIGEVTGAFGRSARGINFDALDNQPVRHVMLFLVPHGQFQKHLHTLADIAKKLHNKDFRASIESATAAAEIYKVIKDHPPQK
- a CDS encoding c-type cytochrome; amino-acid sequence: MKKLLDWLDQRTGYRKITHEALAEPIPGGARWRYVWGSTLTFCFAVQILTGFFLWMAYSPSSQTAWESVFYIQHQMTGGWLLRGIHHFTAQAMNILLVLHLMQVVIDGAYKAPREVNFWTGLILLQLVLALSLTGYLLPWDQKGYWATKVATNLLGIVPLIGADLQKIVVGGPDYGHHTLTRFFALHAGVLPAAMVALIAGHIWLFRRHGITTRRPHKKPDSRFWPDQVLMDSVACLAVAATVLFLCVRHKVFGTHGPLGAELGAPADPGEPFSAARPEWYFLFLFQFLKYFPGSMEIWGAIIIPGVVMGAMFLLPKLGETTRGHRLNLVFLGALILGSGWLTWLAMKQDAADPGYRLAVVEADREAHRAAELAQSPDGIPIAGAASLLRSDPLTQGPKIFAKNCASCHRFDGHDGTGRAGQGPPTAPDLKHFASREWLAGLLDPARVDSPHYFGGTKFIEGKMAKWVKKNVTAYTPGQKAQLAKVIMAVSAEAGLRAQRDSDARDAAAIKEGAALAKGDIGCTECHAFQKPDEDATAPTLTGYGSREWLVRFISNPKHADFYGSRNDRMPAFGASQILDEQSIGLVADWLRGDWYVPAQTGTGASAAKR
- a CDS encoding Rieske (2Fe-2S) protein — protein: MQPESPQDNSGQAPAGERREFLKKALSAALGGATMAAPAAAGLAVYLDPLRRKAPAGRFVRVTTLEALPADGSPKKFPIIVSRVDAWNKTPATPVGAVYVRRTKEGALQAHNVACPHAGCFVDFQPERNGYFCPCHNSTFGLDGKIADEKSPSPRGLDELKVELRNEKEVWVHFQNFHAGHAKKIPVA
- a CDS encoding tyrosine recombinase XerC, with the translated sequence MAEPSLTQGHAPDALVDGFLVHLATDRDASRCTRKNYGAALAEFARWHSSERDSAPPWRALTRDDFRAYLRWLGRSGLSRASTRLRFSALRTFYRFLMRRGEVADTPVRDLALPKEPGRLPKFMTVEQVAQLLAAPLAELDALRTRSEPTVDATPWLRDAAILETTYSSGLRVSEVCALCCGDVDARGRALRVRGKGRKERLVPVGEPALDSIERYWLAVNHPRDAALPVFLARANDVQPVTQQVIQKRLKLYLARAGLDPALTPHKLRHSFATHLLDAGADLRSVQELLGHAHLVTTQVYTHLTTERLKRAYEQAHPRA
- a CDS encoding MFS transporter — translated: MPPQDTETTFRYERWRAVTGGILETAGATFLLLIAVKHFEAGATAKALIASGGSFGLLLSPFVVSRVEAWGCPTAKAASRAAAFGAACLLVMAAVPVVPVFVVGSVLAMASASAVIPLMTQVYQENYPEGERGRLFSKALIVRIGTAALFSELAGRALAADLGKNFRGLLLVFAAAFALGSWCLSRVPSRPLVSGGGSTHPLRALRFAREDRLFRLTLISWMFLGVGNLMMYPLRVEYLANPRHGLALDVGTVALIVGVIPNAARLVMSPLWGWLFDRMNFFALRMTLNFGFAVGVFAFFMSDSFAGLAVGAVIYGVSNAGGDVAWSLWVTKFAPPERVADYMSVHTFFTGLRGVVAPMLGFWLVQTVSMQTLGAICAGLIFCSLAVLFPEVKAAPKPKEKAAALVEEVSE
- a CDS encoding DUF4199 domain-containing protein, which encodes MKVELKFGLLGGAAVSAWLLVASLVGFQLQRFEVVKYSGGLGLALLAVFLWLGIKAARARAAHGALSLEQGWKCGTLTALIAAVVAALFKFAYNHVIHPGWIEKAIAWERERMLAAGAAEKTIARMESGFRAANLDLYLFTLGIAETVIFSTFIALALAAILRRDPAASPTP